One window of the Diospyros lotus cultivar Yz01 chromosome 12, ASM1463336v1, whole genome shotgun sequence genome contains the following:
- the LOC127787204 gene encoding probable serine/threonine-protein kinase WNK10 isoform X1, with amino-acid sequence MNSGHGLGLPPSGSSSLSNNGSVGPAEPPNSDADYVEKDPRGRYVRYNEILGKGAFKTVYKGFDEIDGIEVAWNRVKINDVLQSPENLEKLYSEVHLLKTLKHENIIKFYDSWIDDKKKTINMITELFTSGSLRQYRKKHKSVDMKAIKNWARQILRGLDYLHSQNPPIIHRDLKCDNIFVNGNHGEIKIGDLGLAIAMQQPTAKSVIGTPEFMAPELYEEEYDVLVDIYSFGMCMLEMVTFEYPYSECKNPAQIYKKVTSGVKPASLCKLSDPEVKQFIEKCLVPASQRLPAKELLKDPFLQSETLKEPIRDPLQLPNQLPHSLSSLNSGPLSMDIDADYNHSVCTGSNSGSPHSVVVEFQRRHQDNEFRLRGTKNADNSVSLTLRIAHLSGRVRNIHFLFYLDTDTALSVAGEMVEQLELADHDVAFIAEFIDYLIMRILPSWKPSSASNSCGMRNTNQVSSVLANDQTTLANPWEKMLTAEQSLPSEFNTSAGEGYVQAEKGCVHRSSDCGSPSVELNSCPSLAYMGDTESQASAFSEGMAEDASSKTNKMGRFTDYRNGDSFKDLNGHVSEIEFRDSIDGFKLLGNSSAEDITLMNEFGKSSESSFVTSKVVSLSSCCSTLSLSERDQDGELKVELEAIEAQYQQWFQQLSRMKEEALEATRKRWMTKKKLVVP; translated from the exons ATGAATTCTGGGCATGGGTTGGGTTTGCCTCCTTCAGGTAGTAGTAGTTTGAGTAACAATGGCTCCGTTGGCCCGGCGGAGCCTCCTAACTCTGATGCTGACTATGTAGAGAAAGACCCCAGGGGTCGATATGTTCGG TACAATGAAATTTTGGGCAAGGGTGCATTCAAGACCGT CTATAAGGGTTTTGACGAAATTGATGGAATAGAAGTTGCTTGGAACCGTGTGAAGATAAATGATGTCTTGCAGTCTccagaaaatttggaaaaattgtATTCTGAAGTTCATCTTCTTAAAACTCTGAAACATGAAAATATCATCAAGTTCTATGATTCATGGATTGATGATAAGAAGAAGACCATCAACATGATCACTGAGCTGTTCACATCTGGGAGTCTGAGGCA ATACCGTAAGAAGCACAAAAGTGTTGATATGAAGGCGATAAAGAACTGGGCAAGGCAGATTCTCAGAGGTTTAGATTATCTTCATAGTCAAAACCCACCTATTATCCACAGGGACTTAAAATGCGACAATATTTTTGTTAACGGAAACCATGGAGAAATAAAAATAGGAGACCTTGGGTTGGCAATTGCTATGCAGCAGCCTACTGCCAAGAGTGTTATTG GAACTCCTGAATTTATGGCCCCAGAACTGTATGAGGAGGAATATGATGTGCTTGTTGACATATATTCTTTTGGGATGTGCATGTTGGAAATGGTTACTTTTGAATATCCTTATAGTGAGTGCAAGAATCCAGCTCAAATCTACAAGAAGGTTACCTCT GGCGTTAAACCTGCTTCCCTTTGCAAGTTGAGTGATCCTGAAGTAAAGCAATTCATTGAGAAATGTCTCGTTCCAGCATCTCAAAGACTGCCTGCTAAGGAACTCCTCAAAGATCCATTTCTTCAATCAGAGACTCTAAAGGAACCTATTCGCGATCCACTACAATTACCCAACCAACTTCCACACTCATTAAGTTCACTGAACTCTGGGCCTCTTTCCATGGATATTGATGCTGATTACAACCATTCTGTATGTACTGGCTCCAACAGTGGGAGTCCACATTCTGTAGTTGTGGAATTCCAGAGGAGGCACCAGGACAATGAGTTTAGGCTGAGAGGGACAAAGAACGCTGATAACTCCGTGTCATTGACCTTGCGAATTGCTCACTTGAGTG GCCGAGTGAGGAATATACATTTCCTCTTCTACCTTGATACTGACACTGCACTCTCAGTCGCGGGTGAGATGGTTGAACAATTAGAGCTAGCAGATCATGATGTTGCATTCATTGCTGAGTTCATTGATTACTTAATAATGAGAATCTTACCCAGTTGGAAACCTTCATCAGCTTCCAATTCGTGTGGAATGAGAAACACAAATCAAGTGTCCTCAGTACTTGCTAATGACCAAACCACGCTTGCTAATCCATGGGAAAAAATGCTAACAGCCGAGCAAAGTTTACCCTCTGAGTTTAATACAAGTGCTGGAGAAGGTTATGTACAAGCTGAAAAGGGTTGCGTGCATAGAAGTTCTGACTGTGGTAGTCCTTCCGTTGAACTTAATAGTTGTCCAAGTCTGGCATATATGGGAGATACCGAGTCTCAAGCGTCAGCTTTTTCTGAGGGGATGGCTGAAGATGCTTCATCAAAGACCAACAAAATGGGCAGATTCACGGATTATAGGAATGGTGACAGCTTCAAAGACTTGAACGGGCATGTCTCTGAAATAGAATTCAGGGATTCAATCGACGGATTTAAATTGCTGGGAAATAGTAGTGCTGAAGATATCACGTTGATGAATGAATTTGGAAAGAGCTCGGAATCGTCTTTTGTTACTTCCAAAGTCGTGAGCTTGTCAAGCTGCTGCTCAACGTTGTCCTTATCTGAAAGAGATCAGGACGGCGAGCTGAAGGTGGAGCTTGAGGCAATTGAGGCACAGTATCAGCAATGGTTTCAACAGCTCTCGAGGATGAAAGAGGAAGCACTGGAGGCAACAAGGAAGAGATGGATGACTAAGAAGAAGCTGGTGGTTCCATGA
- the LOC127787204 gene encoding probable serine/threonine-protein kinase WNK10 isoform X2: MFGYKGFDEIDGIEVAWNRVKINDVLQSPENLEKLYSEVHLLKTLKHENIIKFYDSWIDDKKKTINMITELFTSGSLRQYRKKHKSVDMKAIKNWARQILRGLDYLHSQNPPIIHRDLKCDNIFVNGNHGEIKIGDLGLAIAMQQPTAKSVIGTPEFMAPELYEEEYDVLVDIYSFGMCMLEMVTFEYPYSECKNPAQIYKKVTSGVKPASLCKLSDPEVKQFIEKCLVPASQRLPAKELLKDPFLQSETLKEPIRDPLQLPNQLPHSLSSLNSGPLSMDIDADYNHSVCTGSNSGSPHSVVVEFQRRHQDNEFRLRGTKNADNSVSLTLRIAHLSGRVRNIHFLFYLDTDTALSVAGEMVEQLELADHDVAFIAEFIDYLIMRILPSWKPSSASNSCGMRNTNQVSSVLANDQTTLANPWEKMLTAEQSLPSEFNTSAGEGYVQAEKGCVHRSSDCGSPSVELNSCPSLAYMGDTESQASAFSEGMAEDASSKTNKMGRFTDYRNGDSFKDLNGHVSEIEFRDSIDGFKLLGNSSAEDITLMNEFGKSSESSFVTSKVVSLSSCCSTLSLSERDQDGELKVELEAIEAQYQQWFQQLSRMKEEALEATRKRWMTKKKLVVP; this comes from the exons ATGTTCGG CTATAAGGGTTTTGACGAAATTGATGGAATAGAAGTTGCTTGGAACCGTGTGAAGATAAATGATGTCTTGCAGTCTccagaaaatttggaaaaattgtATTCTGAAGTTCATCTTCTTAAAACTCTGAAACATGAAAATATCATCAAGTTCTATGATTCATGGATTGATGATAAGAAGAAGACCATCAACATGATCACTGAGCTGTTCACATCTGGGAGTCTGAGGCA ATACCGTAAGAAGCACAAAAGTGTTGATATGAAGGCGATAAAGAACTGGGCAAGGCAGATTCTCAGAGGTTTAGATTATCTTCATAGTCAAAACCCACCTATTATCCACAGGGACTTAAAATGCGACAATATTTTTGTTAACGGAAACCATGGAGAAATAAAAATAGGAGACCTTGGGTTGGCAATTGCTATGCAGCAGCCTACTGCCAAGAGTGTTATTG GAACTCCTGAATTTATGGCCCCAGAACTGTATGAGGAGGAATATGATGTGCTTGTTGACATATATTCTTTTGGGATGTGCATGTTGGAAATGGTTACTTTTGAATATCCTTATAGTGAGTGCAAGAATCCAGCTCAAATCTACAAGAAGGTTACCTCT GGCGTTAAACCTGCTTCCCTTTGCAAGTTGAGTGATCCTGAAGTAAAGCAATTCATTGAGAAATGTCTCGTTCCAGCATCTCAAAGACTGCCTGCTAAGGAACTCCTCAAAGATCCATTTCTTCAATCAGAGACTCTAAAGGAACCTATTCGCGATCCACTACAATTACCCAACCAACTTCCACACTCATTAAGTTCACTGAACTCTGGGCCTCTTTCCATGGATATTGATGCTGATTACAACCATTCTGTATGTACTGGCTCCAACAGTGGGAGTCCACATTCTGTAGTTGTGGAATTCCAGAGGAGGCACCAGGACAATGAGTTTAGGCTGAGAGGGACAAAGAACGCTGATAACTCCGTGTCATTGACCTTGCGAATTGCTCACTTGAGTG GCCGAGTGAGGAATATACATTTCCTCTTCTACCTTGATACTGACACTGCACTCTCAGTCGCGGGTGAGATGGTTGAACAATTAGAGCTAGCAGATCATGATGTTGCATTCATTGCTGAGTTCATTGATTACTTAATAATGAGAATCTTACCCAGTTGGAAACCTTCATCAGCTTCCAATTCGTGTGGAATGAGAAACACAAATCAAGTGTCCTCAGTACTTGCTAATGACCAAACCACGCTTGCTAATCCATGGGAAAAAATGCTAACAGCCGAGCAAAGTTTACCCTCTGAGTTTAATACAAGTGCTGGAGAAGGTTATGTACAAGCTGAAAAGGGTTGCGTGCATAGAAGTTCTGACTGTGGTAGTCCTTCCGTTGAACTTAATAGTTGTCCAAGTCTGGCATATATGGGAGATACCGAGTCTCAAGCGTCAGCTTTTTCTGAGGGGATGGCTGAAGATGCTTCATCAAAGACCAACAAAATGGGCAGATTCACGGATTATAGGAATGGTGACAGCTTCAAAGACTTGAACGGGCATGTCTCTGAAATAGAATTCAGGGATTCAATCGACGGATTTAAATTGCTGGGAAATAGTAGTGCTGAAGATATCACGTTGATGAATGAATTTGGAAAGAGCTCGGAATCGTCTTTTGTTACTTCCAAAGTCGTGAGCTTGTCAAGCTGCTGCTCAACGTTGTCCTTATCTGAAAGAGATCAGGACGGCGAGCTGAAGGTGGAGCTTGAGGCAATTGAGGCACAGTATCAGCAATGGTTTCAACAGCTCTCGAGGATGAAAGAGGAAGCACTGGAGGCAACAAGGAAGAGATGGATGACTAAGAAGAAGCTGGTGGTTCCATGA